The DNA window TTGAGCGCTTAAAAATCTAAAAACTTCAATGTTgtgaacataaataaaatagcATTACTCTTCTTTTACTATCTtaccaatattttttattttctcaaaaagtattgcttaattttcttttatatatatttttttttatttctttcactcGCATTCTAATATTGTATCAGTTATTGAGTTTGTTGATTGATAAACCTTATGTTTATTTGCCtttacatgccatatgttcattATAGTGGAGTTAtatgcctaagaaaattattaaccAACACCTTTTTAATGATCAATATTAGGCTTATGTTACTCAAGATGATGCTCTAGTGACAACGCTTACAGTAAGGGAAGCTGTTTTCTACTCAGCACAACTTCAGTTGCCTGATTCCATGTCAATATCTGAAAAGAACGAAAGAGCTGAGATGACAATAAGAGAAATGGGGTTGCAAGATTCCATGGACACTAGAATCGGAGGGTGGAGTTCCAAAGGACTTAGTGGAGGACAAAAGCGGAGAGTTAGCATTTGTATTGAGCTCTTAACATGGCCTAAGCTTCTCTTCCTTGACGAGCCCACTAGTGGACTAGACAGTGCAGCATCCTACCATGTTATGAATCGAATTGTGAAGCTAGCTCGCCAGCATAGAAGGACTGTAATAGCATCCATTCATCAACCTAGTAGTGAAGTTTTTGAGCTTTTCCATAATCTTTACCTTCTCTCCTCTGGCAAAACAGTCTATTTTGGTCCTGTTTCAATGGCTGAGATGGtatgcatacatatattttttcaaatattcaTGCAAATTGGAAAATAATTATGAGTgttgatatttttttcttttgcaaactAAACTTGTTTCTAGCTTTTTGCTACAAATGGCCTCCCTTGTCCACCTTTAAAGAACCCATCAGATCATTATCTTAAAACCATCAACAAAGACTTTGATGAGGTAAGTATCTGGCACACTCAAAGTATAAACTATGCATTTGATAagttaattatcaatttttgaatttgcTTATTGGTGTTGATTAGGACATAGAGCAAGGAATAGGTACCAATAACACAGAGGAAATCATCAACACACTTGTCAAGTCTTACAAGTCATCAGAGATATGGAAAGAAGTTCAGCATAATGTATTAAAGATATCCCAACAAGTATGTTAATTTTAAACTTAAGTCTTATAGATacttaaacctaaaaaaaaagcCTATTACTCCAACTTGTAAGGGTTCTTTATTTGCAGAAAGGAGGGCCTCTAGAGAGAAAGGGAAGTCAAGCTAGCTTCATTACCCAAAGCATTGTTCTTACGAAGAGATCTTTTATTAATATGCATCGCGATTTAGGATACTACGTGCTTCGCTTTGTAATGTATAGTGCATTATGTTTATGTATTGGGACTATCTTCCATGATGTTGGCTTCAGCTACGATTCTATTCAGGTAACTTGATGACATACTAGAAATTATTCCATGCTTTAGTAAAGATGATATAAACCGATTAGCAAAACTTTGGGATTTTTAGGCTAGAGGATCCATGCTCTCGTTTGTTTCGTCATTCTTGACTTTCATGGCAATAGGAGGATTCCCTTCTTTTGTTGAAGACATGAAGgtactatttttttttcaatttcttcaccATTATGTACATGGTTCATTAGTTTTTGACATTCCTTTTCTCCCCTTTCATCAAAATCAGATCTTTGGTCGGGAAAGACTGAATGGACATTATGGGGTTGGAGCATTTGTTATTGGAAACACAATTTCATCCATCCCCTACTTGTTTTTAATCTCTTTAATCCCAGGAGCACTAGCCTATTACCTGGTTGGACTTCAGAAGAATTTTGGTCGCTTTGTCTACTTTGTCTTATTGCTCTTCAGTAGCATGACGGTGGTCGAGAGCATAATGATGACTGTTACAAGCATTGTGCCAAATTATCTCATGGGAATCATTACAGGAGCTGGTATCCAAGGAATAATGCTTTTAAATGGTGGTTTCTTTCGGTTGCCTAACGACCTCCCTGACCCAGTTTGGAGGTATCCCGTGTACTACATCGCATTTCACACGTATACAAATCAAGGATTCTACAAAAATGAATATGAAGGATTGAGTTTCACCAACGATCGAGCTGGGGGACCTCCTACCATTAGTGGTAATGAAGTCTTGAGAAGCTTTTGGCAAGTTGACATGGGATACTCTAAATGGGTTGATCTTGCAATCTTGGTTAGCATGGTGGTTATATATCGTCTCATGTTCTGGGGAATTATTATCAGTGTTGAAAAGGTAAAGCCTATTCTCAAATACTATATGGCAGCCTCTCCTAAACAATCAAGTATGATATTAGAAAACCCTACTCCTATTTCTTCACAACAACAAATGGTTTGAAATGTTGTGTATTgagagcacgtttggttcgctgtaatgtaATAGatgtgtaatggaatagaggcataATAGCTAATCCTTTTGTTTGGTTGAATATAATGGAATGGGACTGTAAtaatattcttgtgtttggttgaatggaacgATGTTCTAATAGcataaagaaaaaaactaaaatgactagaatacccttagtaaaattttttttaggtagatgattattgttattgttattaaattttaataaggttattaatataaataataaataatttaatcatattttaacataattattattaaatataatttaataaaaatatataatttaataacatatatgaatttactaaaatcataatatacaatactataaaatataatttaaaataattattattaaatataatttaataaaaatatataatttaataaaattcttagtattaaatattaaatattcttatatgaatttactaaaatcataatatataatactataaaatataatttaaaataattattattaaatataatttaacaaaaatatataatttaataaaattcttaggaTTAAATATTCTTATGATTGTATCAACAAACTTCATCAATTTCttctatcaaatattaaaatatttaaacttgactttgaataatgattttatgattgttaCTTTACCATCAGCAAACCCAAGTTCAATTTGCTTAACAACATAATGAATTAGGATTTTTCTTCATATTCCAAATTATGTATTCCATTTCCGACCGTAAAGCACCTTTCAACTCATCTCATCAGTGATTTTCTGTCCATTGACAAATTAGGATTCTATTGTTTGTGCATCAACaatttcgaattttaaaatttagaacgtaaattttattttctcaatttcatttttgtttctagTTTTGAATTGCAGCAATTTTGGTCTTCAATGttgttttcttctttcattttaacttttttttttgtattttctgtagaaagatggattttttatgattaaacttttagacatgtttattttcaattttttccacgagcatttagaaaagaaaaatattaaaattattcaaaagttaCTTGTTTGCTTCAAAACGAATTATTTAACGACTAAATTGCTCATTTTTATATTAGAGGATCCAATTTGCTCTTGAATTTCTAATAGTGTAACCAACAAAAGTCTTACATGACCTAACAAAAAACCTCTCCAACTAAATTGCACGCATAACTTGTTTAGCAAGGTTCATTTTGTCTAAAGATTGAACAGACTTGGATTAACAATTTATATAGATAAAATGTACTCATATTGTAATCGACTTGGACAAATATGAATGGTGGTCATGCCATACATAAACTTGACCCAACCCTTACTCACCCCATGACCTCGGCATCAAGCACCCAAGAAACAGAGTAAAAACAGAATATTATGGCGGACTTAAGAAACAAAATGCATTTTATTGTGATACAAGAAAAGGTCAAGTAAAATCAAAATACCTGTACTTCGAAAAGAAATGCAAAAAACTGGTAATTATGACAGAGATAGGTTATTTCGAATTTATTGAAAACAacctaagcatgggataaaagcTGCAAATCTAGACCTTAGCAAAACTACAGTTTACATTTAACTCTTGGTTGATGCACGGCTTTGCTTCTCCTCTATACCCGATTGAGAGAATCTTCGCCGAGAACTTCTAGAACATTTTCTATCTTTACATCTTTGTGCCTTAGCAAAACCATAGCATGGTAGATCACATCTGCCATTTCTGAGGCAGTACATGAACTGTCCTCTTTCTCCTCCAGCGTTCGGCACAACTCATCTGCTTCTTCCCTGCATTAGTAAATTGATCACTTAATTTGCTTATATAAAATTCAACATGCAAATACTATACACATACTCTTAGACATGCTAAAGAGTAAAGACTTCAAAACATGGGGCATATGCCATATACACACTTCTATACATGTTCATTAGTGGTTTAACACTACTTTCTTTGTTTTTGAACTTTTTGCAGTTCTTTATAGGACACATACTACTATTATAGCTCAAGGTAATATAACTTTACCGGATTTTTGAGCTCAATAAGTTTTCATCAAGTAAGAGCCTTTTAGTCCACGAACGCTTTCCATGTTTCCCTGCTAACTCTAATTCTCTTTTAGAAATTGTAGCCTCTAATGAGTATAAAGTTGTCAATGCCAAGTTAGTTTCTTCAACCTACAAACACAAACCAAGTTAAATAAGAACTTGCAAATAATACCGTATAAGGTAGTGTAGAAGTAGAACTAAAAGATTGTGACAGCACTTTTGTTAAAGATGAGAGCTGCTTACTTCTTGCTCCTTAAACAAATCACCTATTGATGTGAAATAGCATGTCTCTGACCCTGTGTGGCAGGTAGGACCATCAGGCTTCCCAAGGTAAATTATCTAAAGGAGAAGTTTCAGTTATGTCAAAATTCATAAATTAAGCAATCAATAAGATTTCAATGAGAAGTCTAAgagaatatatatacaaaatcaaTGAGATACCATACAAGAATAACAAATTCACTATAACCATGCGTCTACATAGTGCAAAGAACTACCATATTGTATTTTCACTAGTAATAAAACAAATTTCCACAATCaatataatttaaacaaattagacatttgatttttaagaataaaGAACTGAAATCAGAAAACCATAGAGACAGAGGACAAGGGGCTCGAAAGAAAAGGGGTTTTGCCAATCACCACCAAGCCCTCAATGGCTTAGTACCTCAACTCATAGTACCAGGCAACATTTGACTCCTTTTAGAGGTGGTTACCATTAATCCTATATTTTATTTTCCAGATATGTAACAATTCATACCATAATGGATAAGATTGGGACCTCCCATATTCCAGTTAATTCTTAAGCACTAGTCAAAACATAGATGAAAATAGGGTTAGAGGAATACTAATAACATTATTAGCTGTTTCAGGACTATTTTATCTTGGCCTGCAAATGCCGGGTTAACTTACCAGTAATAATTTCAGCATCAAATGGGCATGAGTTGTGGCAAAGAAGCCTGGATTCATGGCTAAGGCAAAGTAAGTTATTAGTGCAAGACTGCTTAAACAAATTCGAAGTTCGATAATCCTTTTCTTCTATCTGACATCTCCATTCGTTAATAGCTAATCAATCTAGCTTGTCCTTATGTCTTCATTTGGGAAAGATATACTTAATTAGATAGTATTTTAACACTTCTTCTTCAAGGATAATGGGTAAAGCCATATAATATCCATGCTTGCAAACTATTTAATCAGCCAATGCCTTGATGTTGTAAAAGACAAGCtaataattactaaaaatagttgGCTGCTTCATCAAGCAAATGCACATTACAGAAAAAAGTACCTTGGATTCAATGTTGATATCGTTGGAAACTTTCCTCAACGAAGAAAAAACAACAGCATTTATCCTTTTCTTATTGTTGAATCCACCACAAACACTAGCAGGAAAGAAACTACAAGCTTTGAAAGGAACTCTTACAGGTTGAATACAAGGGAGAGATGAAATCGCCATTGAAGCTTCAAATGTAAATCTCGGCTatgattgcaattatgtcaagatgaaaataaaaaaggtaaaacaaTATTACTAACAAACTAAAAAAACCAGAAGAATGTCGTTAGTTTTAGTGAAAACGATGGTGAACCTCTGTAAAAAGATAAAACTTGATTTTTCATATATAGTTGCTCCCTTGTTTGAACCACAACAAGAAGGTAAACTTAGCTAAGGTTTAGATTGAATATAAAGCCACACAGTTTGTAGTTTATATTGCTTCAAGTGATGAGTCATATGGGAgtgaatcaaaattcaaattttttttagagaATGGAATGAGATGTAAAATGTTAGCAAATAAAAAACATTTCTTGTATAAGGATGTCAGGCAATGGAAAAGCACCGACACGGATCTTCCCCTCTCGTACTGGTGTCCTACGGAATACGAACTGTCAAGACACCGTTGTCCGAAAATGGACACGGATGACTGGCGGCCGGTGAgcggatgaagaagaagaagtagtCTGTTGATGAGTGATGAAGAAGAAGCAGTTGTGGCAGCtgaaaggaaggaaaaagttatGGAATCAGATCTGAGAAAAACTCACTTGGTGTGGCTGGTCCTCCAGTTTTTTTGCAGTTACCTTCAGGAACAAAAGATTTGCTGGCAGCTTCTGTTTCATGTTGGAAGGGAGAGGGTGGAGGTGGCTTTTGGGTTGGGAGGGTAAAATAGGGCAGATGAAATCGAGAGCTGTAATGGGGAAGCAATAGTAAGCTTTTGGAAAGGAATAGAAAGCAACAGATTTTAGgaataggggcgtaatgtaataagCCTATAACAGGgcattacacccaaccaaacgaCGGAATAAGTAGGGCCCACGGAATAGTGCTGTAATGACATAcccattacacccaaccaaacagcACGTAAGTACTTATATAGCTATGGCTTTGTATAAGTTTGCATTTGAATAGAACTTAACTACTCTCTTTGTCTGACATAAACACCAAATTTTTGGTATTTGTTTACGATGTCCATTTGTTTAGACTAACAATAAATAACTTGGCCCTTCCTAGTTATAAAATCAGTGTATGAGACGATAAATATCTACTCTTTTATTCGtacaataaatatcaaatttttaattaaaaaaatttgcatATGGTATAAATGATATATACGACCATAGGAATCAAATTTATAATGTCCCTTGTACGTCCTGGTCATCGTTATGAATAAGAGATGCTAGTGGAACATATTTGGAGCAAaccaatattttatttaagaaaataaatgataaattatttttataaaatcatataaaatggtaaattaaattttatagttttaaaatcttgttaaaattaatttaacaatattcGTGAATGTTCAGAATTGTTTGAGACAAAATTCGAGCCTTGAAAGACATTTTTTACACAAAATACAGTGGGCTGCGGTACCTAGGGCCATAGGTACCAAACCCCAACTTTGATACTATTCATTTTGGCATTCTTCCAGTTGGGGTGCGGTACCCCTAGGGCTATGTGAGGCAAAAAGTTATCCAAAAGCTTTCATTTTTAAACCCCaaactttatataaaaaattaatatttagtaacttaaaaatcatattttaatggTAAAAAACAATTTGTGATACAACTTCAAACTAGAATTTTATAAAACAAGTTAAAAAGTAAGTAAAATAACCAACATTCTTGTTCATAAAACATTGTCAAAATGAGGCCAGATATGAAAAAACATTCAAGATATTATTCTAGCATATTATACTTATATAAAACCATTAAATAACCAAATAAAGCATGGAAAACCAAAGCACCCATGCATCATTCAAAATAAAAAGCATGTGGCTCAAGGccaacaaaaataagcaaaataGATATAGTTAATATTACCATTACAACTAAGAGTAATATGAAACAATAATATATACACCTCTAAATGATTTCTTTAGTACATGCCACTATGTATCAATTGCAAATACATATGTTTTATACTCTTTAATGAATACAATGGTGTATGCTTGTGATCCTCGAGAAGTATCGAGCCTTGGTTCAAAAGACCTACGCACAAAAATAACGGTACATTAAGCGTAAATCTTAGTAAGATAGTATGAATAAAACCTTATAGACTTACCTTCGAAACTGGTATTCGAATCATATACAagattatataattcatttagaaGAAACATGAATGGCATCTAAAAGTCAAATCAGGAAAATTCAAAGCAATTTAGTACTATGGGAACATGTACAAATATTTCTATCAAACGATTTAAGTACAAGTTTTTATCATGTCGTAATCAagttattttcaaaattcaaagttAGTTAACTTCATCCTTTAGTATGCTTAGAAAATAAAGATAGGATACTAGGGACAAATTATCGAAAACTATATTTACAAGATCCTCGAAGGGCAAGTGTTCGAAGACCAGATCAGGATCGTACCGAAGTGCTAGAAACAAGATCACCTAAGTGCAAGAAACATGAATACCAAAGTACAAAACAAGAGTCCCCTactggcatgccaattgtatcctaactatttaacTAAGCTATTGGGGCCTTGTTTCAATATTTCTAGGATATCAATACTAACATATtcaatcaagttttcaaatttgTAACAACATTCGAGTCAGTAACCACTACAAGACAAACAATAATTTCATTCATAATATTAAATCCACCAAATTAATATGCAAGATTCCATTAGCATCTCTACAAGGAAACTTAGCATGAAAATCATTCACAAGGTCATCTTCTTGTTATTGTCCAAACTTTCATGatcattaaatattaatatactataatatatttaactcaataattataaattaaaagaaatataaattctATATAAGTTTTTAATATGTTTTCCATATATCTTAccacataaaaatattaaaaagtgtTGGACAAGCCTAAATCCACCTTAATCAACAAACTTTTCCTTCCCTTTGCTACAACTCTCCTTTCCTTATTCTAGTTTTTTCATGAAATGAAAAAAGATTGCAAACGCATAATTCAATAAATTGCGTTAAGTATGGTTCAACAACTCAATTCTTGCTTTAAACATAAGATTAAGCATGTATGAGATGTAAACTATAAAACGTATACCATAATTTCATCCTTTCAACTTCCCAACCCACTTTCTCATTTAAGCACTCAAACCTTAGCCTTTTAGATGATGGAGATGATAAATGGAGAAGCTAAATAATGGTTTTGTGATGACTTCAAGAAATTTGTGTAAAATGATGAGAAATAAGTTgagatgaagaaaaaagaaaaaaattggtatGGGTGTTCTCTCTTCAATGGCCAACCATGCAAGGATGATGGAGAgaatatatttcttttcttttatcatattttataatatatacttAACTATTTGTTTGGTCAACTAGTCAACCAAATTTTTGGCATGTCACTCATAAGTTATTTTATCAATAAAGTTAAAGTAAATAGGTTTCATCATTATTTCATTGTCACAAGTCATAAATGGCTCTCCTATTTAATTTCATGCATGTTCTAAatgcaacaccccttacccggtCCGGTCATCAGACTTGAGTAATGAGATGTTACGAACAATTACCAAACAATTGCATACAATTTATTAAATAtctataaatgtaacaccccttacccaatctGATCACCGGACCCGAGTAATGAGATTTTACGAACAATTACCAAAAAATTGCatacaatttattaatgaaaatctcaaataaatattaaataaacacataCGAGCATGTATAATGACATTATTCATTCTATTTCAGGTAAATACTGAGTGTACAGAAGCTTAAAAACAATTCTTGATTAAACAAtaatcaatttgaataaaaaaaactaaaagttgggaaaattttggaaacaatgGACATGCCACgccctaaattttatttattaaaatgcgCAAGTATGTATCACAAGCGAATTATTtgtctagtggttaagtgtgttaaTTAAATCTTAGAGGTACCATGTTCAAACCCTTACACTctcatttatttttttcccaaCCATAATTGTTCACCATTCTAGAAGGTCAACACACCCCTTGTCGTCCAAGCCTTTCCATGAAGGGGTagatttccttttcttttgttttgagtcAACATACCATTCAAAGCCCCCTTTTCACTCCCCTTTTTGCTCATGATCCATTTTTTACTCTCTTTGTCCCCAAACTTACCAAATTGCTCCTTTGACTAACTCTTGGCTAGCCATGGCACCCTCAAACCCTaccatttcatttttatttttccaatttttctCTCCTCTCCTCTCTTTGCCGTCCAACACCCTTCTCCACCGATTTTTCAGCTTTTTCTTCCTTGTTTTACCAAATTTGAAGCCTTTTTGCTTTATTCCTCTTCCACTGCACCACCATACATGGCTTTCGCACCACCACCCTACCTCTACTATCGTTGTCACTGCATCGCCATCGTCGTTGGCCACCACtgattttctttatatttttttttctcttcctttttttgaaACTTCCTTCCGTAATCTCttaatttcgatttttttattaaaagatcaTCTTTTATCTTAGTTTTTAAAACTctttcattttatgtttatagtGCCAAATCCCCCTCTTTAATCGACTTTTTGGAATTTATCGTTGAGCCTTTTTCCTCCGTTTTATCGTAGGTATGAATGATTATTGTTCACATTATATTTTTACAACAATATTCTAGATTTAGTGGGACACTAACTACTTGTTTGTGTTCTTTTGTGAAGTATCACACGAAAATCCCAGAATCACCACCTATTTGTAATAGTGTATGATTTGATCACCTTTTTGCATAAGTATTACCGAATCacaattatttcttttattaaggGTTGTAATTTATTCGTTAAATCTGTACTGAATCAATGTTGTAGTGACTCAAGGAATCAAGAGGAAACTAGGATTTATTCAATCGGATCTAAGGTGTGGGGGCTTGTTcttgataataataaataatattgattaaatagtaaataatattaatattataaatgaaatatttttggTTATATGATTCTTGAAAATATGATTATGTGTGAATACAAACGTATTCCTAAAGATCTGTAAAAACTTATACACGGGGATACCAAGTAAGTAAATCCCAAAACTCTAAGATCTGTGATGATGATTTGTTGTTTGGGTGATTCTgtaatatatgttaatatgtgatttccTTTCCTCATGTCATGTGATTTATGGCTAATGAAAATATGATTATCGATATTCTAATCTATATGAAAATATTGTATGTCATTTTTCTATTCTATGGATTCACATGTTAAGTATGCCCTGTTCTAATATTTTGGTTTGCATGCTAAGCATGCcattgtaaaaatatgtataaaaatatgaaatctgATTCACATGGTTAAGCATGCCATATTCTGATATTCTGATTCGCATGTAAAACATGCTATTGAAAATCTTATCTATATGCCATATCACAGACATAGGGTGGGAAAAGTGTattcatgcattgaggacaatgcatcccttaggtttgagGGTGTGTTGTGCATATAGGATGCATTAGATATTTAGTTAAGTATGTTCATTTTagcatttttgttcattttttcattcatttttccaTAACATACATAAATGCCAAAGATTGTTAGACTgtaatgagtatattttttattatgatgtttgatgaggAGCTTAATTCTTAACTAAACCTAGAAAATTGTTACAATGAATTAGGTGAGTGTAGCTTAGGATAGTTGCTTGAAAATTGACCCTTAAAAGTAGAATGTCCTAATTCCAATTACAATTAGCCTATAGTAATTTCTTTTGATAAACTTAGAGATTCTtgatgctaaattcagtaaaatggaaatactcaataatgaataaaatgaCAAAGTTTAAGtaagatttaaaagaaaatcaaagaaatgCCATGAAACACTCTAACACTCCAATGCTTGAAATTTCCGAATAGGTCAACATCATTTTGTTTGCTCCATTGTGTTATTGATTAGAAAAGTAGGTTTAAGTAAGAGTGCATAAAAAAAGTAGAAAAGAAAGTAGTTTAGAGGCACTCCACTGTAGTAATAGGTTGAGTAGCTAATGAGGTAGTTGTTTGCTTCATCCATCTTCTAAGTCAAAAGCCTTAACTTCATTAGTGAGTTCCATTCAAATTGTGACATGATAGAACACTTGGCAATTTAGTGTATGCCTTATTGAGATTGTCAAGTAAAGAAACCATGTGACAAGATGAATCTCCtaaaaaaatatatggaaataaGTTTATGCAATGCTAGATTTAAAAAGGAAACTGACTTTAGATAATAAAAATGAACTAAGTACATTAGGAGGTACTTGCTATGGTCGAACTTGCATGAgtaattagaatttttatttttagcgcAATAATTTATGCACTATGTTTGCTAAAGCATATGAAACTTGAACAAATTTTTAAAGGTAAAATATTGTTGAGAATTGAATTACAAAATATGCTCTACATGGTTTGGCATTACTAAGGTAATTATGTTGCTATGgcaattcatgcatattttgcttGATGACAAAAAataactcaagtttgggggtgtgattgTTTTAGGCTTTTAGACTTGATTAATTTCTTGTATTTAGATTATTTTAGTTGCattttatgatattatattagtttttttagaacattaattgtgtttaaatgttattatgttacttttacttgttggtgaaaatgatttgtttgTGTTTGAATAGCAGGTGTAGAATGtggaaaagaaatgaaagagtgATGTTTTGTCATGGAAAAAGGTTGGACGGATTGCCAACATTAATGCAATGGAAATTGTAGAAAGATACTAAGTCAGCACTCAATTCGTGCCACTCTCAGCCAGCTATAATTGTACCAGAAAAATCTACCTTTAAAAGATAGAGAAAAATTGTGTGCTGAGAGGAGGATCTACCTTATAAAAAGTGAGGAGAAGAGAGAGAAGAACAAGGGTAGCAGCAGAGGCTGAGTAGTAGAGCAGAACTtgagggagaagaagaaggcaATCA is part of the Gossypium hirsutum isolate 1008001.06 chromosome D11, Gossypium_hirsutum_v2.1, whole genome shotgun sequence genome and encodes:
- the LOC107913456 gene encoding ABC transporter G family member 1 translates to MDSSVIVPTWTPGSSPEHSSQNHQPEAAENDNLEIESMVSGRVGSYNEAPSFRIETEPGEGVFLTWADLWVTVSKGRKGSRAILQGLTGYAEPGKMLAIMGPSGCGKSTLLDTLAGRLLSSRIHQTGEILVNGRKETLAFGTSAYVTQDDALVTTLTVREAVFYSAQLQLPDSMSISEKNERAEMTIREMGLQDSMDTRIGGWSSKGLSGGQKRRVSICIELLTWPKLLFLDEPTSGLDSAASYHVMNRIVKLARQHRRTVIASIHQPSSEVFELFHNLYLLSSGKTVYFGPVSMAEMLFATNGLPCPPLKNPSDHYLKTINKDFDEDIEQGIGTNNTEEIINTLVKSYKSSEIWKEVQHNVLKISQQKGGPLERKGSQASFITQSIVLTKRSFINMHRDLGYYVLRFVMYSALCLCIGTIFHDVGFSYDSIQARGSMLSFVSSFLTFMAIGGFPSFVEDMKIFGRERLNGHYGVGAFVIGNTISSIPYLFLISLIPGALAYYLVGLQKNFGRFVYFVLLLFSSMTVVESIMMTVTSIVPNYLMGIITGAGIQGIMLLNGGFFRLPNDLPDPVWRYPVYYIAFHTYTNQGFYKNEYEGLSFTNDRAGGPPTISGNEVLRSFWQVDMGYSKWVDLAILVSMVVIYRLMFWGIIISVEKVKPILKYYMAASPKQSSMILENPTPISSQQQMV